A part of Chloroflexota bacterium genomic DNA contains:
- the lpdA gene encoding dihydrolipoyl dehydrogenase — MKEYDVVVIGAGPGGYVAAIRSAQLGKKTAIVEKRFLGGVCLNIGCIPSKALLRNADIAHTLRERGKEFGFKFDNLELDYSVAFDRSRKVSQRLVRGIGFLMKKNNIDVIMGAAKLTAKDTLEVTPEEGVVEAIKTKDIVIATGSHPFTVPGVDLDGDKVVDFEGAILSDKLPASVAIIGGGAIGVEFASVWNAYGVDVTIVEMLPHLLPTEDEAVAKEIEKAYQKRGIKIMTGTKVKSVTTTKTGTKVIVEGKDGEEVLEPERTLVAIGFRPNTANLGLEEVGVKLTERGYIDIDEKMETNVKGIWAIGDVTGKLLLAHVAQAMGVVAAENIAGVETVTLNYDMMPRATYCFPQTASFGYTEAKAKELGYDVEVGEFPFQANGKALGLNDYQGFVKVVTDKKYGEILGAQLVGPDASELLPELTLAQRFELTVHEIARNVHAHPTLSEAVMEAAAGAEGEAIHI; from the coding sequence ATGAAAGAATATGATGTTGTCGTGATCGGTGCAGGTCCGGGTGGATACGTTGCTGCCATCCGCAGCGCGCAACTTGGCAAGAAGACCGCCATCGTTGAAAAACGATTCCTGGGCGGCGTCTGTCTGAATATCGGCTGCATTCCCTCCAAAGCCTTGTTGCGGAATGCGGATATTGCCCACACCCTGCGAGAACGGGGTAAGGAATTCGGCTTCAAGTTTGATAACCTGGAACTCGATTACAGCGTGGCCTTTGACCGCAGTCGGAAGGTCTCCCAGCGGTTGGTCCGCGGGATCGGCTTCCTGATGAAGAAAAATAACATTGATGTGATCATGGGCGCGGCCAAACTGACCGCCAAGGACACCCTCGAAGTAACACCCGAAGAGGGCGTTGTCGAGGCCATCAAGACCAAGGACATTGTGATCGCCACCGGTTCGCACCCCTTCACCGTTCCCGGCGTTGATCTGGATGGTGATAAGGTTGTGGACTTTGAGGGCGCGATCCTCAGCGACAAGCTGCCCGCTTCCGTTGCCATCATCGGCGGCGGTGCGATCGGCGTTGAATTCGCCTCCGTCTGGAATGCCTATGGCGTGGATGTGACCATCGTTGAGATGCTCCCCCACCTGCTGCCCACCGAAGACGAAGCTGTTGCCAAAGAGATCGAAAAAGCCTATCAGAAGCGCGGCATCAAGATCATGACCGGTACCAAGGTCAAGAGCGTGACCACCACCAAGACCGGCACCAAGGTCATCGTGGAAGGTAAAGACGGTGAAGAGGTCCTGGAACCCGAACGGACCCTCGTGGCAATCGGCTTCCGACCAAACACTGCCAATTTGGGCCTCGAAGAAGTCGGCGTGAAGCTGACCGAACGCGGCTATATTGATATCGACGAAAAAATGGAAACCAATGTCAAGGGCATTTGGGCCATCGGCGACGTGACCGGAAAACTCTTGCTGGCGCATGTGGCGCAGGCCATGGGCGTGGTGGCAGCCGAGAATATCGCTGGCGTTGAAACCGTCACCCTCAATTACGATATGATGCCCCGAGCGACCTACTGCTTCCCGCAGACCGCCTCCTTCGGTTACACCGAAGCCAAGGCCAAGGAATTAGGCTATGACGTTGAAGTCGGCGAGTTCCCCTTCCAGGCCAACGGTAAGGCCCTCGGTTTGAATGACTATCAAGGTTTCGTCAAAGTCGTGACCGACAAGAAATACGGCGAGATCCTCGGCGCACAACTGGTTGGCCCCGACGCCTCCGAGCTGCTCCCCGAGCTGACTCTGGCCCAGCGCTTTGAGCTGACCGTCCATGAGATCGCTCGCAACGTGCACGCCCACCCAACCTTGAGTGAGGCCGTAATGGAAGCTGCCGCTGGAGCTGAAGGCGAAGCTATCCATATCTAA
- a CDS encoding SMC family ATPase, producing MIPVRLKLQGFLSYREPVEVDFTGFNLACISGENGAGKSSLLDAITWALFGRARKADESVINTHPEVKKAEVTLDFDYEGNRYRVVRTNPRGKTSSVEFFIRSQGEGDEEQWNTLSERTLRDTDAKIVETLRMDFDTFTNASFFLQGKADQFATARPGDRKQILSNILGLEIWETYRESASQKRRDTDKRVKGLDGRLSEIQAELDDEPRRKALLAELQEKLEDLTVHTQERAKAYENVQKLQAVLKEQQKLVETLQGQLDSAEKTLDRTRTTLAERQQEQAENAEMLARAEEIEKAYSDWQAARQRLEEMEELADQFRQHEALRHEPLAAIRAEEARLTQELESLTEQQTALEKAQEEGTSLEEKLTQAKAQVETLQARLAERQQLDEAIRQLQADQAEAKAENPRLRDEMHELKDRIDQLSVADGAECPLCGQPLAEHDKEALVAALSAKGTGLGDRFRENKTLLENFESQLRQMGAQLADLKGVEAELREATRRADQLTHQLDSLQKQRFQWEQSGAARLGEITGILKDKTFAEDARQKLAATDAELTALGYDLEAHEQLRQTEQAGREADAELRALEKARAALEPVEREIAGLQERQVEQEEALQKLQADHTQAAAAYAAAQADLPNSKEAEKALLDSQEQENLLRREVGAAEQLVNVLDTQRERKVALSAERETLTQQIANLRQLERAFGKDGIPALLIEQSLPEIEETTNDLLSRLSNGQMSFRFETQREYKDNKRKDMKETLDLIISDGLGKRDYEMFSGGEAFRVNFSIRLALSKMLARRAGARLQTLVIDEGFGSQDAQGRQRLVEAISTVRDDFEKILVITHLEELKDAFPTRIEVTKTEKGSQVVVV from the coding sequence ATGATTCCCGTCAGACTCAAACTTCAAGGTTTTCTTTCCTATCGTGAACCGGTCGAAGTGGACTTCACCGGCTTTAACCTGGCCTGCATCTCTGGTGAGAATGGCGCGGGCAAGTCGTCCCTGCTGGATGCGATCACCTGGGCGCTTTTTGGCCGGGCACGCAAAGCCGATGAATCGGTGATCAATACCCACCCCGAGGTCAAGAAAGCCGAGGTGACCCTCGACTTTGACTATGAGGGCAACCGCTACCGGGTGGTCCGCACCAACCCGCGGGGCAAGACTTCCTCGGTGGAGTTCTTCATCCGCTCTCAGGGGGAGGGGGATGAGGAACAGTGGAACACGCTCAGTGAACGGACGCTGCGCGATACGGACGCCAAGATTGTGGAAACCCTGCGCATGGATTTTGACACCTTCACCAATGCGTCTTTCTTCCTGCAGGGCAAGGCGGATCAATTCGCCACGGCCCGTCCCGGTGACCGCAAGCAGATTTTGAGTAATATCCTGGGCTTGGAGATCTGGGAGACCTATCGCGAATCTGCCTCCCAAAAGCGGCGTGACACCGATAAGCGGGTCAAGGGGCTGGATGGCCGTCTGAGTGAGATTCAGGCTGAGTTGGATGACGAGCCGCGTCGAAAGGCGTTATTGGCGGAATTGCAGGAGAAACTGGAAGACCTGACAGTGCACACGCAGGAACGGGCAAAGGCTTATGAGAACGTCCAGAAGTTGCAGGCCGTCTTGAAGGAACAGCAGAAGCTGGTGGAGACCCTGCAAGGCCAGTTGGATAGCGCAGAAAAAACTCTTGACCGCACCCGCACCACTCTGGCGGAGCGCCAGCAGGAACAGGCGGAAAATGCGGAGATGCTCGCCAGAGCAGAGGAAATTGAAAAAGCTTATTCTGACTGGCAGGCCGCCCGTCAGCGCCTGGAAGAGATGGAAGAGCTGGCCGATCAGTTCCGCCAGCATGAAGCGCTGCGGCATGAACCGCTGGCTGCCATCCGAGCTGAAGAAGCCCGTCTGACTCAGGAATTGGAAAGCCTGACGGAACAGCAGACCGCGCTTGAGAAGGCACAGGAAGAGGGTACATCCCTTGAGGAAAAACTGACACAGGCGAAAGCCCAGGTGGAAACGCTGCAGGCCCGGCTGGCAGAACGGCAGCAATTGGACGAAGCGATCCGGCAACTGCAGGCCGACCAGGCGGAAGCCAAGGCCGAAAATCCTCGGTTGCGGGACGAGATGCATGAGTTGAAGGATCGGATTGACCAGCTTTCGGTGGCAGACGGGGCGGAATGTCCGCTCTGCGGTCAGCCGCTGGCGGAGCATGATAAGGAAGCCCTGGTGGCCGCCCTCTCCGCAAAGGGCACGGGTTTGGGCGACCGTTTCCGCGAAAATAAGACTCTATTGGAGAACTTTGAATCACAATTGCGGCAGATGGGTGCCCAATTGGCTGACCTGAAAGGGGTGGAGGCCGAACTGCGTGAAGCCACCCGCCGTGCAGACCAGCTGACCCATCAGCTGGACTCGCTGCAAAAGCAGCGGTTCCAATGGGAGCAGTCCGGGGCGGCTCGTTTGGGTGAGATCACCGGCATTCTGAAGGATAAGACTTTCGCCGAAGATGCCCGGCAGAAACTCGCCGCGACTGATGCAGAATTGACCGCGTTGGGATATGACCTGGAAGCGCATGAACAACTCCGCCAAACGGAACAAGCCGGGCGGGAGGCGGATGCAGAGCTGCGTGCGCTTGAAAAAGCCCGCGCCGCGCTGGAGCCGGTGGAACGGGAGATTGCCGGGTTGCAGGAGCGGCAGGTGGAACAAGAAGAAGCCCTCCAAAAGTTACAGGCAGATCACACCCAGGCCGCAGCGGCTTATGCTGCTGCGCAGGCGGACCTGCCCAACAGTAAAGAGGCGGAAAAGGCTCTGCTGGATAGTCAGGAGCAGGAGAACCTGCTCAGGCGGGAAGTGGGCGCTGCGGAACAGCTCGTGAATGTGTTGGATACCCAGCGGGAGCGCAAGGTGGCCTTGTCGGCTGAGCGCGAGACCCTCACCCAACAGATCGCCAACCTGCGGCAATTGGAACGGGCCTTCGGCAAGGATGGCATCCCGGCCTTGCTGATCGAACAATCACTGCCCGAGATCGAAGAGACCACCAATGACCTGCTCTCACGACTTTCCAATGGGCAGATGTCCTTCCGTTTTGAGACTCAGCGCGAATATAAGGATAATAAGCGCAAGGATATGAAGGAAACGCTGGACCTGATCATCAGCGATGGACTGGGCAAGCGGGATTATGAGATGTTCTCCGGCGGGGAGGCCTTCCGGGTGAATTTCAGCATCCGGCTGGCGCTCTCCAAGATGCTGGCCCGGCGGGCGGGAGCCCGGCTGCAGACTCTGGTGATTGATGAGGGCTTCGGCAGCCAGGATGCCCAGGGCCGTCAGCGGCTGGTGGAGGCGATCAGCACTGTTCGGGATGACTTTGAGAAGATCCTGGTCATTACGCATTTGGAAGAGTTGAAGGATGCCTTCCCCACGCGAATCGAGGTGACCAAGACGGAAAAAGGGTCGCAGGTGGTAGTGGTGTAG